DNA from Prevotella sp. oral taxon 299 str. F0039:
CGGGAGCATTTTGTCCTGCTATTTCTTTTATCTTCCTAATAACAAGTTTTGCAGCTTCACGACGTGCAATAACGCCAACGTGATCGGTGTGAAGATTAAAGAAATAGAAAGTAAAACCTGTTGTTTTTTGTTTGAATTTTCCCCATGTGCAAATGCGAACACAAGCAGCATCCCAACCCAATTGTGGCTGATTGGGATTTTCTGCGAGCCAAAAATGACCGTCTTTTAGTTTTTCTATCTCGTTTTTATTATAGAAGATTGCTGCATATTCGCCAGCTTCCTTGCCGTCATCTCTACCAACTCCTATATAATTATAGGTGGGAAGTTGTTGTAACATATCATGCAATTGTTCAACTAAGACCTCTTGAGCACCGAATATATCAGGATTTTCAAATTTCAATTGATCACAAATAACCTGACATCTTTTTTGCCAAACGAATCCCGCTTTAGCATCATTATTGTTTTTATATCTTATATTATAACTACCCACAAATAACGATTGTGCGTAAGTGATTACCCCTGTGGATAATAAAAGTAGGCTTAGAGCTATTCTTTTTGTAATTTTTCTCATTGTTTTATGTTTTTGTTTTTAATTAGTTTTCCCAAATTTTGAGTTTATCAAACACATTACTCCACTTGTTAGACTTAGGTTTATTTCCATCTTCCTTTCCTTTCTCAAGTTGTGGGGGTGGATTGTGTCCTTCTTTATTTATTGTTTTTGTCTTTTCAGGGGGTGTTTTCTCTTTTGTTGTTTGTTTTGATGCGGCTTCTATCTTATTAGGTGTTTCTTTTTTCCATTGTTGAATGAAGCTATATCCTGCATCACTAACATCAAAGTTAATTTCAGGGAGAATGATTTTATCTGTAG
Protein-coding regions in this window:
- a CDS encoding endonuclease/exonuclease/phosphatase family protein; the protein is MRKITKRIALSLLLLSTGVITYAQSLFVGSYNIRYKNNNDAKAGFVWQKRCQVICDQLKFENPDIFGAQEVLVEQLHDMLQQLPTYNYIGVGRDDGKEAGEYAAIFYNKNEIEKLKDGHFWLAENPNQPQLGWDAACVRICTWGKFKQKTTGFTFYFFNLHTDHVGVIARREAAKLVIRKIKEIAGQNAPVILTGDFNVDQKDETYDLFVNSGLLNDSYTIAKNRFAENGTFNDFDSDTKTDSRIDHIFLTKPFEVQRYGVLTNSYWTEDKTSEARKGKDAPQQINLKHFTRRNPSDHYPVFAKIKWTKK